CTCGACCGCGAGGTTGTAGTGCCCGCGAACGTCGTTCTTCGAGACCAAAGCCCGCTGGTAACAGGTGATCGCCTTGTCGCCCTTGCCCTGGCGGGTGTAGATCGCGCCCGCGTTCAGCCAGGCGTCGAAGAAATTCTGGTCGATTTGCAGCGCCATCTTGTATTTCTCCAGGGCGGCCTTCAGGTCGCCTTTTTTTTCGGCCTCAAGCGCCTGCTCGAAGAGCAGATTGCGCGTCCTGCGTGCCCTTCCCGTATCGTGCGCTTCGGCCATGTCTTTCTTTAATTTCGGCTGATTTGCGGCTCTGCCGGCAGCAAAAAATAGCCGCAATTGCACCTGAGCTGAGGCCTGCTGACGCTGCGTGCCGCTCAGGTGCCTTGTCACTTTACACGGTGTCACAAATGAGGATTTATCTCTCTCATAAACCCATGACCCGAATTCAATCTTCTCGCCGAATCGTCATCATAGTTGCCTGCTTATTCGCGGTGGCACTCTACGCACAGAAAGGTACCCCCGGCCTCAACATCGAAGACGAACTCAACCTGAACAAGACAAAGGGCAAGAAACCGGCTGCCAAGGCAGAAAAACCCGGCGAAGACATCGCCGAAAAAGATGCAACGGTCGAGGGCGAAGACGAACAGTACGCCCCACCCCGCAAGAGTGAAATTGAACTGCCGAAAATCTCAGACGGGCAGCTTTCGCGATGGGAAGACGAGGTCAGCGCGCTCAGCGTAAAAGAAAAACAGGGCACTCGCCAGCTTGAACGCAAGGCGCTGATTCGCGCAGAATATGGCACGCAGAATGCGCTGGGTGCGCAGATATTTATCACGAAAAAAGACGAATTCGGCGCGTACCTGATCGACTACCGCCGCAACAAATATGACTACGAAGCCTATGGCAAAACTACCGTGGCGAATTCGGCGCTGTCGCATGACGCGCTTAAACTTTTGGGGCAACTTAATTTCTCGCAGTCTTACAAGATGTTGCTGCGCACCGAATATCTCGAAACCGCGCGCGGCCTGCAGGCAAACACTGTCTTTGGCGAAGAGAACAAGAAACTCGGGCTTTTCCAGTGGGAAAACCTGGTAAGGCCCGGCGACAACCAGAGGCTCACGGCCGGCATCACGGGCTCTCTCGGCAAAGGCACTGTCACCCAAACCGGAGCGACGACGACGCGCGACGCAGACTTTAAGAGCATCAAGGGTCAGGTCGAATGGCAATATATTTTCGGAGAACGCAATGCCTTCACGCTCGCGGCAAACCTGTGGTACGGTGAAAATACCGACTATGCCACGGCGCTGCCACAATATTATCGCGCCGGCAATCTCGAAGCCCGCAATGTTTTTCCGTTGGCGAGATTTCTGATCGGTGAAGAACAGCAGGCGCTGCAGATCGACCTCACCGTCGGCGCAAAGGTTTTTTTCGCACAATCGATGCAGCCCATCATCGGGCCCCGGGTCGCGCTCGACTTTTTTTATCCCGGGTACCAGGGTACGCTCGAATTTGAACGTACAGGGCAAATACCCGACTTCGACCGGTATTTCTTTTCGCCGGTTTATCAATCCCCCTATCGCTTTTTTCAGGCAGAGGACCAGTGGCGCGCCGCGGCGAAGAACAACTTTCGCGTGACGAAAGAGACGCATGTAAAGGCGTCTGCGGGGCTCATCAACTACCCGGTCTATTTCGACCGCAGGCTGAACAGCGCGACGGGGCTTCTCGAGCTCACGCCGATGAATTACCGTGCGGTCACCGCTGAGGCGTCGCTCGCGCAGAATTTCGGCGATGATTTTTACCACGACACCGGGCTAGCGCTCGAATACTTCATCGACGCCGCATCGCTGAGAGAACCACTCTCGCTCTTTACACGGCTGCACTACACCCCCAATACCTGGGATTTCAGCCTTGAAATCAAGTACGTACACATTCGCCGTGAAACTGAGCTCACAACTCTCGCGACCCGCGAACTGTCGGGATATCTGCTATTGGGTGCGGGTATTGAAAAGAGCCTGTTGCCTTCGGTCAAAGCGTTCATTCGCGGTGAAAACCTGTTGAACCAGAAATGGCAGCACATATCACTCTACCAGACCTCGGGTGCGCGCGGCTGGTTTGGCCTGAGTATGGTATATTGATTTTTTCGCTTCGCAGCCTGTCGGGCACGGTGCCGGCTGGCATATGAAACCACGTATGCTTTTTGTCCTCGCGCTCGTCGCCAGTCCATTTGTGGCGGCGAGCGCGCACACCGTGTCGGGCGTAACCGCGCCAGTCACCCAGTTTAAGCCCGGGCGCTACCCGGTAACCGTGAAACTCGACAACGCTCTCTTCGCCAAAGCCGGCGTCGAAGGTACGCTTATTGTTCCCCCGGGGGTGAGCGGCGCTGCGCCGGTCGTGGTGTTCTTTCACGGCAACTCGCGCGACAAGAAGTTGCATAAGAAAGGAGCAGATTTTCTGGTTAAAGGCGCGGCCGCGAACCGTGTTATTCTGCTCAGCATGCAAAACTGGTGGTCACTTTCGGGCGATCACGTCGAAGGCTTCGACGATTCGCGGCGCGCGACGAACCTCTTGCTGCAACAGCTCGTCTCTTCAGGCGTCGCGCAGGGCGACAAAGTTTTTCTCAGCGGCTTTTCGGCGGGCGGTTTCACCGCAATCGCGAGTTTCATACAGAGTATTCACTATAACGAGATGATGGGCGACAAAGACGCAAATTATTTTGACTATGCGGGCGTCATCAGCATGAAAGGCAATTTTTATCCGCAGTTCTTTATGCCTGACCCCATGCTCGACCCCGACCAGCGCCGGGCGCGGTATGGTGAACTGACCCGCAATAAGAAGGTTATACTGACAGTCGGCGGCAAAAAAGACGCACCGCGCGTGCAGAAACAGGCGCCTGAGTGCCGCGATTTTTTACGCGACTGGGGAGTTCAGCCGGACTACCGTGAGTTTCCGAATGAGGGGCATAACCCCGCACAGACGAATATTGATCTGTTGTGGCAAATGATCAATTGATCCTGTAACAGAACGCTTTGCGTTCTGTTACAGGACGTCCATAAAGGCACTGACACTAAACACAGCCTTGCCGACACCAGCTTCGCCATAACCAGGCGGTACGGGCAGCTGGTATTTACGGTGTATCGCGCGGTAGTTGCGCAAGAGTTTTAGATAATAGGTGAGCGGCGGCGGCGCACTTTCACCCAATGGCGTGAAAGGTTCGGGACACCATGTGGTGAAGCGCGGCACGATGCCTTTGCTCATAAAAAACTCGAGGCCCTCGCTCGTAGAGGCGACCGCCTGGTCTTCATCGCTGAATCCCACACCGTCGGCCATTTCAACACCGCCGACGAAATTGGGTATCACGTTCATCGCCCCAAAAGCCTCAGCAGACGCGACGACGCGACTGATCCAGTTTTCACGGCCGATGAAGCGTTCTTTGCCTGGGCAGATTTTTTTAAACAGGTCTGCATCCCAAACTTCATAGTTGGGGTGGTAAATTCTCACGCCGGCATCGATCGCCTTCTTGCAGTCGTCGAGCTCCCACGCCTGAATCACCATCTTTGAAATGAACCGCTCTTTCAGTGCAGCGCTCATCGCCCGGGGATATTGCAGATAAAACTCTATCTCATCTTTACCCTGCAGTTTGCCCGTAACCGACCCGCCGGTAATCGTAAAGGCTTTCGCGACACTGTCGCTCGCAGCGATTTTTTCGAGTGCTTCGACGATGTGTGCGGGGTCTTTGACGCCGGTGTAAGGCCGGCCTTCGCGCTTTTGCTGCCGCCAGTTGTGGTTGATATCGCAGAACTGGCACTCTTCGTCTTTACCGAAATACTGGCAATTGCGAAAGACCGTCAGATAGATGAGATATCCCCATTCGATCGCGGGCGCAACTTCGCCGATCGGTTTATCAAACGAAAATTGCTGCCGGTAATATTCGGGTACCGGAGGAAAAAGCACCTGCGCGAGCGCCTCGCCAGAGAGTAACAGAACGATGTTGCCGTCTGCACCGCGGTCGACGACGTACGGTGAATCAGGGTTAAGGCGCACCGAAATTACCGTCGGCTGCAATGCTGCAGCAAAGCCCTGCGCAGCGCCAGATTCGGCCGGGGTGAAAATGCGGATTTCTTCGGGAACGCGTTTGTGGTCGGGCAATGAAGACAGCGGCGCGCGATCAAACGTGAAGATAAAATAGTCTTTCTTTTTGAAATCGGCATCGGCGAGCGCCGCCGGAGTGAAAGAAAGGCCTTGGCGCAAGACATCCTGTTTAACGACCGCTTCAAACGGCAGGTCGGCAAACTCATGGCGCCAGAGTTTAACGAGGCTCTGTGCGTTGTGCATATCTCGAACTGGAGTCATATAACCGCTTGCCCATGAATTAATTCATGGGCAAGCGGCAAAGTAAGTCTTGCCCCTTTGTCGCCAAAGCCAATTCTATCTTGATGCGCAAGTATGCTGTATTTGTACTGATCTATACCCTGGTCGTGATTCTGTTCGGCGCCTATGTACGCATTTCAGGTTCTGGCGCCGGCTGCGGTGAACACTGGCCGACCTGCGATGGCGAAGTCGTACCCGGCGATCTCATCAAGAACCATGCAAAGACCATTGAATACACGCACCGGCTGACGAGCGGCCTTTCGGGACTCTTCGTGCTGGCGCTGGTTTTGGGTGTCATGCGCGGCAGGCCACAAAACCAACCTGCCCGGCGCTGGGCACTCTTCTCGCTGCTTTTCATTATCAGCGAAGGTCTGCTCGGCGCGTCGCTCGTGCTGTTTCGCTGGGTAGGTATGGATGCCTCTATCGGTCGCGGCCTGATGATGCCGCTACACCTCGGTAACACCTACCTGCTGCTGACGGCGCTCGCATTGACGGTGAAAGCGCTCGCTACCGAAGCCGCACCCCGTCTGACGCGCAACCGCGCTATACTAATCGGTGCCGCGCTTTTGCTCATTACCGGCATGTTCGGCGCGATCGCAGCGCTCGGCGACACGCTTTTTCCCGGCACCAAAGGCATCGTGACCGAAGGGCACACTTATCTGAAACTCAGAAACATTCACCCGTTTATCGCGGTACTCACGATCGGTCATATTCTTGCAGTCGCGGTCAGGCGCCGCGACGAATATAATGCAGAGACGATCGGCAGGTGGCACCTCTGCGATGCCGTGGCCTTTCTTGCCGCGCTTCAGGGTATCATCGGTATCGCGAACATCGTGCTGAGCGCCCCCGCCTATATGCAGATCGTACATCTGCTCGGCTCAGATATTCTCTGGATCACGTACAGTATCTGGCTATTTTCAGCGGCGCGGCCCCCTGAACCCGCCGCAGTCTGAGGAGTTCGAAGTTACCATTATGCTGATACCCTACGAAAAACCCTTCGCCGAATTTCTGCGGTTTATTTCAGACACCTACGCCAAAGCCGAATATCCAGAAGCATACATACCCTATATCGCGCACAAAGCCACAGCCGGCTATGTACTCGAAAAATACTTTCCCGAATTGTTGTCAGAATTCAGCAGACGCAACGGTGAATTTGTTTACGCAATTTCAGAGCCCGGCTGGAAAAACTCTCCGCTGAATATGAAGAGCGAACTGCGAAAGAAAAATGATGGCACGTTCGAGCTTTACGCCAATAAAGGTTTCGTTCTCGACGCAGATTTGGGCGTTTTCGCAGTCAAACACGAATCGGAGTTTGCGCTCGTGATCGTCGATACGGATTATTACCGCAATTCGCGAGTCGCGCTCGAAATGCCAGAAGCGACCTACAAAGTCGGGCCCGACAAGAGCATTACCCATTACCGCTGCGAATTCACGGCAACGCTCGACATCGTCCCCTTTCGCAAAATCAGCAAGCGCGATATTCTGCTCATTTCACGGACGGTCGTCTTCAGGGAGCAGGTAGCCTACGCAGTTCTGGCCGCTGCCGAGGCCGCGAAGCACCACGATATGGCAGGGCTGAAATCGCGTGTCGACCTGCTATGCCAGAGGGCCAAAGAAGAACCGGGTCATGACGACATCGCGGTGGCGCGCGAGATTCTCTCTGCGGCGATTGTACGCATTCTGGCACAGCCAAACGCGCATGGCTTCTGGAAATGGCTCGGGCGTTTTGTAAAACCCGATTAAGTCACGCAGTTCGCGTTCTGACGCTGAACGAATCGAAGAATTCAGTATCGGCCGCTGACAAATTCTCTTGTTTCAGGCCCATCTGTTCGAAATAACCCGCCAGAATACCGAGATGAATTTTCTCCTGGTCGTCGGCGCCGCGATCGGCTGCCGACTTCGCGAGGCTCTGGTGGTATTCATGCATGACGCTCTCTAAGAAAGCCGCCGGTCTGCCGGGAAAAACCATACAAGCGGCGATAAAGTCGAAAATTACGGTTTCGCAGATTTTTTCAAATTCTGCATCCCCCTTTTCCCAGTGGTCAGTCGCGATTTCTGAAGCAAAGAAATCACCCCAGGTCGTGACATCAGGGCCGACGCCGAACCGGTCGACGATCAGATCGAGCTCACGCTTTTCGATATAGGGCCTGGTGGCGAGGCGCTCGGCCGTCGTAGCAACTGTGACCAGGTTTCTGAGCTTGCGGGGTGTCAGCTTCTTTTGTAAGACAAATGATTCAAGCGCGCGACGGATTTCCATGCTTAATTGTCGGCGATTTTCGCAATCGGCAAAGCGATTTCTGCCTGCCGCTCAGACGTAGATCTCGCTGCCTTTTTCCTTGAACTCCTGTGATTTTTCTGCCATACCCTGCTCAGCCAACTCGCGCACATCTTGCGTGATCTTCATCGAACAGAAGTGCGGGCCGCACATGGAACAAAAGTGGGCTTTCTTCATGCCGTCTTGCGGCAACGTCTGGTCGTGGTATTTGCGCGCCGTTTCAGGGTCGAGCGAGAGATCGAACTGGTCTTCCCAGCGAAATTCAAACCTTGCCTTTGAGAGCGCGTCGTCGCGATCACGTGCGCCGGGATGGTTCTTTGCTAAATCAGCAGCGTGCGCGGCGATTTTATAGGTGATGACGCCCGTCTTGACGTCGTCTTTATCGGGCAGCCCCAAATGCTCTTTGGGCGTCACGTAACAGAGCATCGCCGTGCCAAACCAACCAATCATCGCCGCGCCAATCGCCGAAGTGATGTGGTCATACCCCGGCGCGATATCGGTGACGAGTGGCCCCAGGGTATAGAACGGTGCTTCGTGGCAGATCTCGAGCTGCAGGTCCATGTTTTCTTTGATCTGGTGCATCGGCACATGCCCCGGCCCCTCGATCATGGTCTGCACATCGTGGCTCCAGGCGACTTTGGTGAGTTCGCCCAATGTGCGCAGCTCGCCAAACTGTGCCTCGTCATTCGCGTCAGCCGTTGACCCGGGCCGCAGCCCATCGCCCAGCGAAAACGACACGTCGTACTTTTTCATGACTTCGCAGATTTCATTGAAATGCGTATAGAGAAAATTTTCTTTGTGGTGCGCCAGGCACCATTTCGCCATGATCGAGCCGCCGCGAGAAACGATACCCGTGACACGTTTCGCCGTCAGCGGAATATATTTAAGCAGCACGCCGGCGTGTATGGTGAAATAATCCACACCCTGCTCTGCCTGCTCGACCAGTGTCTCCAGAAAAATATCAATGTTCAGATCTTCGGCCTTGCCTTTGACCTTTTCAAGCGCCTGGTAAATCGGCACAGTACCAATCGGCACGGGAGAATTGCGCAGAATGTGCTCGCGCGTCTGGTGAATGTTCTTGCCCGTCGAAAGATCCATTACCGTGTCGGCGCCCCATCTAGTTGCCCAGCGCAGCTTTTCGACCTCTTCGTCGATCGACGAGGCGAGCGCCGAATTGCCAATGTTCGCGTTGATCTTCACCAGAAAGTTGCGCCCGATAATCATCGGCTCAAGCTCTGTATGGTTAATGTTCGCCGGTATAATCGCGCGCCCGCGCGCCACCTCGCTCATGACAAAATCAACTGCCATATTTTCACGCATCGCGACAAATTGCATCTCTTCTGTAACAATGCCCTTTTTGGCATAGTACATCTGCGTGGGGGATCTATCACCCGCCGCCCGCCGCGCCGCGACCCACTTCTCACGCCGCTTCGGAATGCCCTGCGCGGCGGCATAACCCTGCGGGCCGGCAGTTTCATAGAGCCGTATTATGTCTCCATTGGAGAGTTTAACAGGTCGGCAGGGAATTTCCATAGTGGGGTCGCTCATGGGGTCAGATGCCGCCTCGCGCTAAGGCGTCGATAAATAAACGGGTTGTGTGTGTGCGTCCGGGGCAGCGATTTTGGGGTAGAATAGCAGAGATTCAGTCAGAATGGCTGCATTGGGACTCCAAATACATAAGTGCAGCTCATAGTTAGTCACGTGCGCATTCGGCCGATTTCTGCGTGCTGGTTTCTTCCATAATAATATCAGCTGATATACAAGCCAGGAGACACTCACACGCATCGACGCCGCGGCCATGTGCAACGTATCATACTCCGCCTCAGTAAACCGCGTCGTGACCACCAAAAACTCACCGGGCACACGGTTATAACTCCGCTTTACACCCCGGCGCACCGCCTTCCCGCGCAGCTGCACCCTGAGCGACCGCACCGCGAGCCTCAAAATACTTCTTTGTCGTTTCCTCCACAAAACCGCCTCATTTTCGGGCAATGACACACTCGTCGTCAGCATAGATACCCCTCTATCTATTAAATACCAAAAAATGCCTCTTTTTTCTCATGCCTGGCCGAAAAAAACACTTCAGCCCTACGGCAAACGTCCGAACAACAACTATGAGGCTAATTCTGTCTGCGCGGCTACTCATTGCCGCCAACGCGCTTTTCGATGTGCTCGCCGCCGCCGAAATTCGGCAGCAGCCGGCGCTCGAGGCGATCAACACGGCTGCGCAAGAATTCGCCCCGACGTTCAGCGCCGATGGCAAGACGATGATCTTCTCATCGACGCGCGCCTCTGGCAAGGGGGGCTTCTCGCATCTCTACATGTCAAAACTGGTCGACGGCAAATGGTCGTCGCCGACGCCGCTGCACTCGGTCAACTCGCAGTTTAATGACGAGACGCCCTACCTCAGCGCCGACAGCAAGATTCTGCTGTTCGCCTCTGACCGTGACGGCAGCATCGAACTGCCCAAAGATGCGCAGGGCCGGGTGCGCGTGAGCTTCGATATTTATCTGGCGCAGTGGGATGGCAAAACCTGGTCAAACCCGCGCCCTGTGCAAGAGATCAACACTCCCTGGAATGAGAAATCACCTTCGCTCAGCCGTGACGGCAGGTATCTTTTTTTCAGCAGCTGGCCTTTTGGCGACATGCAGCGCTCGCGTATTCGCGTGCTCGATCTCAAGTCGAGCGGCAACACCATTGAAGACCTGCCTCCTCATATAAATTCTGGCAACCAGGAAACTGCGCTCGTGCCGGGCGAAGACAACACACGGTATTATTTTTCTTCGCGCCGACCGGGCGGCAAAGGCGGGTGGGATATATGGCAGACACGATTCGACAAGGGTGTTTGGGCAGAACCCGAACTTCTAGGGGGCAATGTCAACACCGAAGGGCATGAGGCTTTTCTCGCCGTCTCGAACGGAAATTATTTCATCTCGAGCACGTTCAACCGCGAGAAGAACGATTATGATCTGAACATCGAACCGATTCAAGAGC
The sequence above is a segment of the Turneriella parva DSM 21527 genome. Coding sequences within it:
- a CDS encoding alpha/beta hydrolase family protein — protein: MKPRMLFVLALVASPFVAASAHTVSGVTAPVTQFKPGRYPVTVKLDNALFAKAGVEGTLIVPPGVSGAAPVVVFFHGNSRDKKLHKKGADFLVKGAAANRVILLSMQNWWSLSGDHVEGFDDSRRATNLLLQQLVSSGVAQGDKVFLSGFSAGGFTAIASFIQSIHYNEMMGDKDANYFDYAGVISMKGNFYPQFFMPDPMLDPDQRRARYGELTRNKKVILTVGGKKDAPRVQKQAPECRDFLRDWGVQPDYREFPNEGHNPAQTNIDLLWQMIN
- a CDS encoding radical SAM protein translates to MTPVRDMHNAQSLVKLWRHEFADLPFEAVVKQDVLRQGLSFTPAALADADFKKKDYFIFTFDRAPLSSLPDHKRVPEEIRIFTPAESGAAQGFAAALQPTVISVRLNPDSPYVVDRGADGNIVLLLSGEALAQVLFPPVPEYYRQQFSFDKPIGEVAPAIEWGYLIYLTVFRNCQYFGKDEECQFCDINHNWRQQKREGRPYTGVKDPAHIVEALEKIAASDSVAKAFTITGGSVTGKLQGKDEIEFYLQYPRAMSAALKERFISKMVIQAWELDDCKKAIDAGVRIYHPNYEVWDADLFKKICPGKERFIGRENWISRVVASAEAFGAMNVIPNFVGGVEMADGVGFSDEDQAVASTSEGLEFFMSKGIVPRFTTWCPEPFTPLGESAPPPLTYYLKLLRNYRAIHRKYQLPVPPGYGEAGVGKAVFSVSAFMDVL
- a CDS encoding COX15/CtaA family protein; translation: MRKYAVFVLIYTLVVILFGAYVRISGSGAGCGEHWPTCDGEVVPGDLIKNHAKTIEYTHRLTSGLSGLFVLALVLGVMRGRPQNQPARRWALFSLLFIISEGLLGASLVLFRWVGMDASIGRGLMMPLHLGNTYLLLTALALTVKALATEAAPRLTRNRAILIGAALLLITGMFGAIAALGDTLFPGTKGIVTEGHTYLKLRNIHPFIAVLTIGHILAVAVRRRDEYNAETIGRWHLCDAVAFLAALQGIIGIANIVLSAPAYMQIVHLLGSDILWITYSIWLFSAARPPEPAAV
- the thiC gene encoding phosphomethylpyrimidine synthase ThiC, with translation MEIPCRPVKLSNGDIIRLYETAGPQGYAAAQGIPKRREKWVAARRAAGDRSPTQMYYAKKGIVTEEMQFVAMRENMAVDFVMSEVARGRAIIPANINHTELEPMIIGRNFLVKINANIGNSALASSIDEEVEKLRWATRWGADTVMDLSTGKNIHQTREHILRNSPVPIGTVPIYQALEKVKGKAEDLNIDIFLETLVEQAEQGVDYFTIHAGVLLKYIPLTAKRVTGIVSRGGSIMAKWCLAHHKENFLYTHFNEICEVMKKYDVSFSLGDGLRPGSTADANDEAQFGELRTLGELTKVAWSHDVQTMIEGPGHVPMHQIKENMDLQLEICHEAPFYTLGPLVTDIAPGYDHITSAIGAAMIGWFGTAMLCYVTPKEHLGLPDKDDVKTGVITYKIAAHAADLAKNHPGARDRDDALSKARFEFRWEDQFDLSLDPETARKYHDQTLPQDGMKKAHFCSMCGPHFCSMKITQDVRELAEQGMAEKSQEFKEKGSEIYV
- a CDS encoding OmpA family protein, which encodes MRLILSARLLIAANALFDVLAAAEIRQQPALEAINTAAQEFAPTFSADGKTMIFSSTRASGKGGFSHLYMSKLVDGKWSSPTPLHSVNSQFNDETPYLSADSKILLFASDRDGSIELPKDAQGRVRVSFDIYLAQWDGKTWSNPRPVQEINTPWNEKSPSLSRDGRYLFFSSWPFGDMQRSRIRVLDLKSSGNTIEDLPPHINSGNQETALVPGEDNTRYYFSSRRPGGKGGWDIWQTRFDKGVWAEPELLGGNVNTEGHEAFLAVSNGNYFISSTFNREKNDYDLNIEPIQEPKPAVVKKEEPKPPQKHWQVQLIDADTKEKIGGYVRLEVLEADSEKDAAYTAEQNGGANHAIELDAPKKVTSEEIVRLTGKSAGYLPSTEDTDVPTIEAGTYLLPLKKMQKNASLDIRSIYFDFDSARLKNSSVPTLKLILDFLKQNPKAEFEIIGHTDLKGTAEYNQALSEKRAESVRNWLVKNGVAENRLSVSGAGESRPVVARKGKPYDEQNRRTEFRMK